A genomic region of Rhea pennata isolate bPtePen1 chromosome 14, bPtePen1.pri, whole genome shotgun sequence contains the following coding sequences:
- the KIAA1191 gene encoding putative monooxygenase p33MONOX: MSARQPDAPALEPGKMSLPLGVPRRAFSYDDALEDTAPMTPPPADLGANVLWKQPVIPERKYQELAKIEEGDAHMNTPVITPSSSTESVNKVPVVKAKATHIIMNSLFTKQTQESIHRFEQQAGLTDAGYTPHKGLTTEETKYHRVAEAVHKLKMQSGEMTKEEKQTWSAQSTPSSTPHSSPKHKTRGWFSQGASASITGPDFVALEAGGDRLPSEKWSFFGPKAIQKSTNDPGGFTIQSYKGAQKPSPMELMRAQATRMPEDPVTFKPPKMDIPVTEGRKQSPRSHNIKPRDLNVLTPTGF, translated from the exons ATGAGCGCGCGGCAGCCGGACGCCCCCG CGCTGGAGCCGGGCAAGATGTCGCTGCCGCTCGGCGTGCCGCGGCGGGCCTTCAGCTACGACGACGCCCTGGAGGACACGGCGCCCATGACGCCGCCGCCCGCCGACCTGGGCGCCAACGTCCTCTGGAAGCAGCCGGTGATCCCCGAGCGCAAGTACCAGGAGCTGGCGAAG ATTGAGGAGGGGGATGCTCACATGAACACTCCAGTCATAACGCCTTCATCTTCCACTGAAAGTGTGAACAAGGTACCTGTGGTGAAGGCCAAGGCCACTCATATCATCATGAACTCTCTCTTCACAA AGCAGACTCAGGAGAGCATTCACCGCTTTGAGCAGCAGGCAGGGCTGACAGATGCTGGCTACACTCCCCACAAAGGCCTCACTACAGAGGAGACAAAGTATCATCGAGTGGCTGAGGCAGTCCAT aagttaaaaatgcaGAGTGGAGAGatgacaaaagaagaaaaacagacttgGTCTGCTCAGTCCACTCCAAGCAGCACTCCCCACTCCTCTCCCAAGCACAAAACCAG GGGTTGGTTTAGTCAGGGAGCCTCCGCTTCTATCACTGGCCCAGACTTTGTTGCCTTGGAAGCTGGTGGGGACAGATTGCCATCTGAAAAATGGAGCTTTTTTGGACCCAAAGCTATCCAGAAATCCACCAATGATCCAG GAGGATTTACCATCCAATCCTATAAGGGTGCCCAGAAACCATCCCCCATGGAGCTGATGCGTGCCCAGGCCACTAGGATGCCAGAGGATCCAGTGACCTTCAAGCCACCCAAAATGGACATTCCAGtcacagaaggcaggaaacaatCTCCACGTTCTCATAATATCAAACCTCGGGATCTGAATGTGCTCACTCCAACGGGGTTCTAA
- the ARL10 gene encoding ADP-ribosylation factor-like protein 10, translating to MAPPGAFRHLALALGAAVAALGSLLFIAWKIYFRGTGTGTGWAGWWERELQELREQQSRNPPDGTLDWRQVLVLGLDGAGKSSVLHYICSETAKERIAPTQGFNSARLYAEGLEMDLLEVGGCENLRSYWPHYLSQAHVLVFVVDSVDRSRLLTARQELHALLAEEPRLPLVVLANKQDKSDALSAAELHDELALHSLSGQREFFLLPTSATWASLSTATSVLRVKSLLITLLSQP from the exons aTGGCTCCGCCCGGTGCCTTCCGGCACCTGGCGCTGGCCCTGGGGGCCGCCGTGGCCGCCTTGGGCTCCCTCCTCTTCATCGCCTGGAAGATCTACTTCcgcggcaccggcaccggcaccggctgGGCCGGCTGGTGGGagcgggagctgcaggagctgcgGGAGCAGCAGAGCCGAAACCCGCCCGACGGCACG ctggactGGAGGCAGGTGCTGGTCCTGGGGCTGGACGGAGCAGGGAAGAGCAGCGTCCTGCACTACATCTGCAGCGAGACGGCCAAGGAGCGCATCGCGCCCACGCAGGGCTTCAACTCTGCCCGGCTGTACGCCGAGGGGCTGGAGATGGACCTGCTGGAGG TGGGTGGCTGCGAGAACCTGCGGTCTTACTGGCCGCACTACCTGAGCCAGGCGCACGTGCTGGTGTTCGTGGTGGACTCGGTGGACAGGTCGCGCCTCCTCACGGCGCGCCAGGAGCTGCACGCGCTGCTGGCTGAGGAGCCCCGGCTGCCCCTGGTCGTGCTGGCCAACAAGCAG GACAAGAGCGATGCCCTGAGTGCGGCGGAGCTGCACGACGAGCTGGCCCTGCACAGCCTCAGCGGCCAGCGGGAGTTCTTCCTTCTGCCCACCAGCGCGACCTGGGCCAGCCTCAGCACCGCCACCAGCGTCCTCCGCGTCAAGAGCCTGCTGATCaccctgctctcccagcccTGA